The Acomys russatus chromosome X, mAcoRus1.1, whole genome shotgun sequence genome segment GCGTTGCTGTAGACAGTGGCCTCCAGGAGCTGCGGGGTGATGAGGCTCTGGGCGCCTCGGCGTTGGGCCTCATCTCTTGCCTGCTCCAGTAGACTGCGCACCAGGAACTCCAGGATGGCGGTCAGGAAGATGGGCGCCGTTTCGCTCAGCCGCGGGCCATGGCCGCCCtcccgaagatgatgctccaccagGCTCACGGAGAAGGTCAGCTGGGCTCTGGAGGTGCGGGAGCGGCGAGACGAAGCCCCTCGACGACGGCTGGTCTGCATAGCTCGGGGCATGCTGGCCTCTGAGTAAGACCTCACAGGCCGGCTGGGCTCCACCTGGCTGCTGCGCTTGGATGGGCCGTTGGGCTGTGGGCCTCGAGGGAGGGACCCGAATGGATGATGCCAAGGACCAACGGTCCTCCTCTGTTCCTGGTGGCGCGTCCTAGTGACCTCTCTCTCATTGGTCGCAGCCTGCCACCACGCTCGAGCTCGCGTTGATGACGTGGCAAGGTTCCTGGCATGCCCTAGCTAGGGGCATTCCACGTGGTCAGCTCCTGTTTTCCTCTGTtcttctccatcttattttttgagaccgggtttctcactgaacatggagcccACTATATCAGATAAACTCTGTGGCCACCAAGCCCTTggtatccacctgtctctgagtACCTCTtccactgctggggttacagatgaagttgccatgctcagcttttacatgggtgctaggcatttgaactcagttccCTGTGCTCGCACAGCCagcactttattcactgagccatctcctcagactaGACAGtgggaatttttaattttctgccttgatttcttcAATGGCCTGTTGTTCCCTCAGCGATGTGTCGTTCAGCCTCCAAAGGTTGTTGACCAGAGATCTTATGCCTTTCTTTATAGTAGTGTTCGCATTTGTTGGTGAGCTGGGACTTTTCCTTTACAGATTTACTAGAgtcagaatctcactgtgtagctctggatagCTGGGAACttgccgtgtagaccaggctgacttccaaTGGACAACAATTTTCCTGCCTTTctgctccaagtgctgggattactgacatgcaccaccatgctcagacCTTACACatattaatggttttttttttgtatttttgaaagcTTGTGTATGACATGTTGTGGAGAGATTCAT includes the following:
- the LOC127185543 gene encoding histone H2A-Bbd type 2/3-like — protein: MPRAMQTSRRRGASSRRSRTSRAQLTFSVSLVEHHLREGGHGPRLSETAPIFLTAILEFLVRSLLEQARDEAQRRGAQSLITPQLLEATVYSNALLGQLLQSIIIPQVAPPEAHRSRRSRSGP